From Ignavibacteriota bacterium:
AGGCATTGTCACATCACAGTCGGTGCAAGGCCTGGGCATGTTCAAGGATTTCGGAGCAGGAATCGCTGATGCATTCGGTGGAAGCGCGACTGGCTACGAGAAATCATTGGAGGACATGCAAAAGACCGTACTCGCGAAGCTCAAGCGTAAGGCGCACGAATTGGGCGCCAATGCCGTCATCTCGATCGATCTCGATCTAGGTGAGCTGAAGGGCACCATGCTGATGCTCACTGCGAGTGGTACAGCAGTCCTCCTGAGCGAGGAAACGGTAGACGAGCCGATAAATTCCTAGCCGACCCGCACCTCAAGTAAGCACAACCCGCAACTCCTTCGCGGTGAGGGGGCCTACTTCGCCATCGGCGATGAGTCCTTTGCTGAGCTGAAACGCGACAACGGCGGCGTGGGTTTTTAAGCCGAAGACTCCGTCGAGTTTGCCGGGGTGGAAACCGGCGGCTTTGAGGGCGGTTTGTATGCTCTTCACCATCGCCCCTTCCATTGGGGGTGTCAGCAGACGGTAGATTGTGCTCTTGGGTGGTTGGACCTCAACCTGGGCGCGTTTTGGTGTATATGTTATTCCGGGCACTAGAATGCCGTAATCCCAGCGGCGGTCGTCGAGGGTTGATGTGATGACGCCGCGTTTGGTGGAATGC
This genomic window contains:
- a CDS encoding YbjQ family protein, which gives rise to MLYISKYVKGKTLCEECKAKEVNPLDNNAYNSLILTTSPSIEGRCILKYIGIVTSQSVQGLGMFKDFGAGIADAFGGSATGYEKSLEDMQKTVLAKLKRKAHELGANAVISIDLDLGELKGTMLMLTASGTAVLLSEETVDEPINS
- a CDS encoding peptidoglycan-binding protein, with the translated sequence MEGAMVKSIQTALKAAGFHPGKLDGVFGLKTHAAVVAFQLSKGLIADGEVGPLTAKELRVVLT